A single window of Rhodococcus jostii RHA1 DNA harbors:
- the gnd gene encoding phosphogluconate dehydrogenase (NAD(+)-dependent, decarboxylating) translates to MKLGLVGLGRMGLNMRERLRERGLEAIGYDPHAAASDVDSLESLVESLPAPRAVWVMVPAGTPTRQVIGQLSRLLAPGDLVVDGGNSRFTDDKVNADILAEHGIRYLDCGVSGRVWGRTNGYALMAGGDAADIDRLMPVFDALRPDGDREDSFVHAGAVGAGHYAKMVHNGIEYGLMQAYAEGYELLAAEDSIVDVPAVLRAWSKGTVVRSWLLDLLVQALSEDPDLAAISGYTEDSGEGRWTVEEAIAHAVPAPVISAALFARFASRQHDSPAMKAVSALRNQFGGHAVRRSETAGIA, encoded by the coding sequence ATGAAACTGGGACTGGTCGGTCTGGGCCGCATGGGTCTGAACATGCGTGAGCGGTTGCGCGAACGCGGACTCGAGGCGATCGGATACGACCCTCACGCCGCCGCCAGCGATGTGGACAGCCTCGAATCGTTGGTCGAGTCGCTTCCGGCACCGCGGGCGGTGTGGGTGATGGTGCCTGCCGGTACGCCGACCCGTCAGGTGATCGGGCAGCTTTCGCGCCTGCTCGCGCCCGGTGACCTCGTCGTCGATGGCGGCAACTCCCGGTTCACCGACGACAAGGTGAACGCGGACATCCTCGCCGAACACGGCATCCGCTACCTCGACTGCGGCGTCTCCGGCAGAGTGTGGGGACGCACGAACGGCTACGCGCTGATGGCCGGCGGCGACGCCGCCGACATCGACCGGTTGATGCCGGTCTTCGACGCGCTGCGACCGGACGGTGACCGTGAGGACTCCTTCGTCCACGCCGGCGCGGTCGGTGCCGGCCACTACGCGAAGATGGTGCACAACGGCATCGAGTACGGGTTGATGCAGGCCTACGCCGAGGGGTACGAGCTGCTCGCCGCCGAGGACTCGATCGTGGACGTTCCCGCAGTCCTGCGTGCCTGGTCCAAGGGCACCGTCGTGCGGTCCTGGTTGCTCGACCTCCTGGTGCAGGCCCTGTCCGAGGATCCCGACCTGGCCGCGATCTCCGGCTACACCGAGGATTCCGGCGAAGGCCGCTGGACCGTCGAAGAAGCCATCGCACACGCGGTTCCCGCGCCGGTGATCTCCGCCGCATTGTTCGCGCGGTTCGCCTCCAGACAACACGATTCGCCCGCCATGAAAGCCGTTTCGGCGCTGCGCAACCAGTTCGGTGGGCACGCCGTCCGACGTTCCGAAACCGCCGGGATCGCCTGA